From Amphritea atlantica, a single genomic window includes:
- the nhaA gene encoding Na+/H+ antiporter NhaA yields the protein MKKIIKEFFQFEAATGILLIVAMVLAMIFANSPWSNEYYEFWRIKGEVRIGSLGLEKSLLHWVNDGLMAMFFMLVGLELKREIQGGQLSSLSQVSLPGIAAIGGMAVPALVFYLVNMDGSATDLRGWAIPTATDIAFALGILSLLGPRVPASLKLFLMALAIMDDLGAIIVIALFYTENLAANSLLIAAAAICVLILMNRMGVVRVAAYVIVGVVLWVSVLKSGVHATLAGVVLALAIPNKDTDDGESPLKSLEHALHPWVSFAIIPLFAFVNAGVDLSGISFTQLFSTVPLGILLGLFVGKQVGVFLFSWCWIKLGMAEKPQGASWLMLYGVSVLTGIGFTMSLFIDALAYEGVEDLYGAADRLAILAGSAISAVLGYLILIFAFRKEAIDENRDANRPSV from the coding sequence ATGAAGAAAATAATCAAAGAATTTTTCCAGTTTGAAGCGGCGACCGGCATTCTGCTGATCGTGGCGATGGTTCTGGCGATGATCTTTGCTAATTCGCCCTGGTCAAATGAGTATTATGAGTTCTGGCGTATCAAGGGCGAGGTACGAATTGGCTCGCTGGGACTGGAGAAATCGTTACTCCACTGGGTCAACGACGGTCTCATGGCGATGTTTTTTATGCTGGTTGGTCTGGAACTGAAGCGGGAGATTCAGGGGGGGCAGTTGTCGAGCTTATCCCAGGTCAGTTTGCCGGGGATTGCTGCTATCGGTGGCATGGCTGTTCCTGCGCTGGTTTTTTATCTGGTTAATATGGATGGCAGTGCGACTGATCTGCGGGGGTGGGCGATACCCACTGCGACCGATATCGCTTTCGCTCTGGGTATTCTATCTTTGCTGGGACCCCGGGTGCCGGCATCGCTGAAACTCTTTCTGATGGCTCTGGCGATCATGGATGATCTGGGCGCCATTATTGTCATTGCACTGTTTTATACCGAGAATCTGGCAGCCAATTCATTATTGATTGCTGCGGCAGCAATCTGCGTGCTTATATTGATGAATCGCATGGGAGTGGTTCGAGTCGCTGCCTACGTGATTGTCGGGGTCGTGCTCTGGGTCAGTGTGCTGAAGTCAGGTGTTCATGCGACGCTGGCGGGAGTGGTACTGGCCCTGGCGATCCCGAATAAAGATACTGATGATGGGGAGTCACCACTTAAAAGTCTTGAGCATGCCCTCCATCCCTGGGTTTCGTTCGCAATAATCCCGTTGTTCGCCTTTGTTAATGCGGGGGTAGATCTGTCGGGTATCTCGTTCACTCAACTCTTTAGCACAGTCCCTCTGGGGATCCTGCTGGGCTTGTTTGTTGGTAAGCAGGTGGGCGTCTTTCTGTTTTCCTGGTGCTGGATTAAGCTGGGTATGGCCGAAAAACCACAGGGGGCAAGCTGGTTGATGCTCTATGGTGTTTCAGTGCTGACGGGAATCGGTTTTACCATGAGTCTGTTTATTGATGCGCTGGCTTATGAAGGCGTAGAGGATCTGTATGGCGCTGCTGACCGTCTGGCGATCCTCGCAGGTTCAGCTATATCCGCGGTACTGGGTTACCTGATACTTATCTTTGCATTCCGCAAAGAGGCTATCGATGAAAACAGAGATGCAAACAGGCCGTCCGTTTAA
- the nhaR gene encoding transcriptional activator NhaR has translation MNYKHLRYFLVVAQEGSINKASEKLHLTPQTISGQLKLLEHELGTPLFRKRGRNLKLTKAGQHALNYAEDIFLLGDELKQSIHNPVKLKQQRFNIGIADVLPKLIAYHLLEPALKLNDASRLICEEGPLPSLLADLATQKLDLVLADRPLDASFHIRGYNHLLGECGLSFFATRDVAATYRANFPAALEGAPMLMPSADTERGMGLKRWFERYKIKPDIQVECADTALIEAFGLSGAGIFCAPTVIEQQMTRQYGVEVIGRMDDIRERFYAISLERRVSHPGVLAVCNAARMALFDEIDSAKQTCPKPLIN, from the coding sequence ATGAATTACAAACACCTGCGATACTTTCTCGTGGTAGCTCAGGAAGGCAGCATCAACAAGGCCAGCGAGAAACTGCATCTGACGCCACAAACAATCAGTGGTCAGTTGAAGCTGCTTGAACACGAACTGGGGACTCCGCTGTTCAGAAAACGGGGCAGAAATCTTAAGTTGACCAAAGCGGGGCAGCACGCGCTTAACTATGCCGAAGATATCTTCCTGCTGGGCGATGAACTCAAGCAAAGCATTCACAACCCGGTGAAACTCAAACAGCAGCGTTTCAACATTGGTATTGCCGATGTCTTGCCTAAGCTGATCGCTTATCACCTGCTGGAGCCTGCGCTAAAACTTAATGATGCCAGCCGGCTTATCTGTGAAGAGGGTCCATTACCCAGCCTGCTGGCAGATCTGGCAACCCAGAAGCTTGACCTGGTGCTGGCAGACCGGCCACTGGATGCCAGCTTTCATATTCGCGGGTATAACCACCTTCTGGGTGAGTGCGGCCTGAGTTTTTTTGCCACCCGAGATGTCGCAGCAACCTACCGGGCCAACTTTCCTGCTGCGCTTGAAGGAGCCCCGATGCTGATGCCGTCTGCCGATACTGAGCGAGGTATGGGACTGAAGCGCTGGTTTGAGCGATATAAAATAAAACCGGACATTCAGGTTGAGTGTGCTGATACCGCACTCATAGAAGCTTTTGGCCTGTCCGGAGCCGGTATTTTTTGCGCTCCCACTGTGATTGAACAGCAGATGACCCGACAATATGGCGTAGAGGTGATCGGACGGATGGATGATATACGTGAACGTTTCTATGCTATATCGCTGGAGCGCCGGGTGAGTCATCCCGGGGTGCTCGCGGTGTGTAATGCTGCAAGAATGGCGCTTTTTGATGAAATTGATTCGGCTAAACAGACCTGTCCGAAGCCGCTGATCAACTGA
- a CDS encoding MarR family transcriptional regulator, producing the protein MTDNIPCWQDVLIELRKIIRATDLQSKRVVKACGLTIPQVMVLRAIKELGDVTVKRISDDVSLSQATVTTIMNRLEERQLVQRIRSNTDRRIVNARLTESGNQVLQTVPSLLHESFIQRFENLESLQQQHIFSSLQQIAGMMDAESLDAAPLLDIAAPSRELVEK; encoded by the coding sequence ATGACAGACAACATTCCCTGCTGGCAGGATGTTCTGATCGAACTGAGAAAGATCATTCGGGCAACCGACCTTCAATCCAAGCGTGTTGTGAAGGCCTGCGGCCTGACAATTCCACAGGTGATGGTACTGCGTGCTATCAAAGAACTGGGAGATGTTACGGTTAAACGAATCTCTGATGATGTATCCCTGAGCCAGGCAACAGTCACAACCATCATGAACCGTCTGGAAGAGCGTCAACTGGTGCAGCGTATCCGCAGCAATACAGACCGAAGAATCGTCAACGCACGGCTAACAGAGAGCGGGAATCAGGTGCTGCAAACAGTACCGTCTCTGCTGCACGAATCCTTCATTCAGCGGTTTGAAAACCTCGAAAGTCTGCAACAACAGCATATTTTTTCGTCTCTGCAACAGATTGCCGGCATGATGGATGCAGAATCCCTTGATGCGGCACCACTGCTGGACATCGCCGCGCCTTCTCGCGAACTCGTAGAAAAATAG
- a CDS encoding anthranilate synthase component I, whose product MTPEQFAELSAQNFNRIPVVREVLADLDTPLSTYMKLANQPYSYLLESVEGGEKWGRYSIIGLPCRTVLKVFGHSVRVETDGEIVEQSEVADPLEFVEQFQARYRAAELPGLPRFNGGLVGYFGYDCVRYVEQRLANSIPEDVIGTPDILLMVSDEVVVFDNLSGKLILISHADPGEEDALGQAQLRLDELVSQLRFSVPYQDTQPTERREVSESEFKSSFGEQQFKDSVNRIKEYILSGDVMQTVISQRMTIPFTSSPLDLYRALRCLNPSPYMYVLHLGDHHVVGSSPEILARVEDNIVTVRPIAGTRPRGETEAEDLALEKDLLADPKELAEHLMLIDLGRNDVGRVAEIGKVELTAQMVVERYSHVMHIVSNVIGHLKPEVSVMDVLRATLPAGTLSGAPKVRAMEIIDELEPVKRGIYGGAVGYLSWNGNMDTAIAIRTAVIENGQLHIQAGAGIVADSVPSSEWDETMNKGRAIFRAVAMVEQGLDNL is encoded by the coding sequence ATGACACCTGAACAATTTGCTGAGCTGTCGGCTCAGAATTTCAATCGCATTCCTGTAGTCCGCGAAGTATTAGCGGATCTGGATACCCCCCTTTCCACCTATATGAAACTGGCGAATCAGCCCTACAGCTACCTGTTAGAGTCTGTCGAAGGCGGGGAAAAGTGGGGGCGATACTCAATTATCGGCTTGCCGTGCCGGACGGTCCTTAAAGTGTTTGGCCACAGTGTTCGGGTTGAGACCGATGGTGAGATTGTAGAGCAGTCAGAGGTGGCCGACCCGCTTGAATTCGTTGAGCAGTTTCAGGCGCGTTATCGGGCAGCCGAGCTACCCGGCCTGCCTCGCTTTAATGGCGGCTTAGTCGGTTATTTTGGCTATGATTGTGTCCGTTATGTGGAGCAGCGGCTGGCAAACAGTATTCCCGAAGACGTTATCGGTACGCCAGATATTCTGCTAATGGTCTCCGATGAGGTAGTCGTATTTGATAACCTCAGTGGTAAGTTGATACTCATCAGTCATGCTGACCCCGGTGAGGAGGATGCTCTGGGTCAGGCTCAGTTACGTCTGGATGAGCTTGTCAGCCAGCTGCGGTTTTCTGTGCCGTATCAGGATACCCAGCCGACGGAGCGTCGGGAGGTGTCTGAATCGGAGTTTAAATCCAGTTTTGGTGAGCAGCAGTTTAAAGACTCTGTGAATCGCATTAAGGAGTATATCCTCTCCGGAGATGTGATGCAGACGGTGATATCTCAACGGATGACCATCCCGTTTACCAGCAGCCCGTTGGATCTGTACCGCGCATTGCGCTGTCTGAATCCTTCGCCCTATATGTATGTTTTACATCTGGGGGATCATCATGTGGTCGGTTCCTCTCCGGAGATCCTGGCGCGGGTGGAAGACAATATAGTAACTGTTCGGCCAATCGCCGGAACCCGTCCCCGGGGTGAAACTGAAGCAGAAGATCTGGCGCTGGAGAAAGATCTGCTGGCAGACCCTAAAGAACTTGCAGAACACCTGATGCTGATCGATCTGGGTCGCAACGATGTTGGACGGGTTGCCGAAATCGGTAAAGTAGAGCTGACGGCTCAGATGGTGGTCGAGCGCTATTCCCATGTAATGCATATCGTCTCTAATGTCATTGGTCATCTGAAGCCTGAGGTTTCGGTGATGGATGTACTGCGTGCGACACTGCCCGCAGGCACCTTAAGTGGTGCCCCTAAAGTGCGGGCCATGGAGATCATCGATGAGCTTGAACCGGTTAAGCGTGGCATCTATGGCGGAGCTGTTGGTTATCTTTCCTGGAATGGAAATATGGATACAGCAATCGCTATCCGTACCGCTGTGATTGAAAACGGTCAGCTGCATATTCAGGCGGGCGCGGGTATCGTGGCTGATTCGGTGCCAAGTTCCGAATGGGATGAAACAATGAATAAAGGCCGTGCTATATTCCGCGCTGTAGCGATGGTAGAGCAGGGGCTGGATAATCTCTGA
- the rpe gene encoding ribulose-phosphate 3-epimerase — translation MADYKIAPSILSADFARLGEEVENVLAAGADYVHFDVMDNHYVPNLTIGPMVCKALRKHGIQAPIDVHLMVKPVDRLIGDFIEAGASIITFHPEGSEHIDRSLQMIRDGGCKSGLVFNPATPLSYLEHVLDKVDMILLMSVNPGFGGQKFIPATLDKLKQARSIIDKSGYDIRLEVDGGVGIGNIAEIAAAGADTFVAGSAIFNTDDYKATIDKMRAELAALS, via the coding sequence ATGGCTGATTATAAGATTGCTCCATCAATTCTTTCTGCAGACTTCGCCCGCCTGGGTGAAGAGGTTGAAAATGTTCTTGCAGCGGGTGCTGATTATGTCCATTTCGATGTGATGGATAATCATTATGTACCTAACCTTACGATCGGCCCAATGGTTTGTAAGGCACTGCGTAAACATGGTATCCAGGCACCGATTGATGTTCATCTTATGGTTAAACCGGTCGATCGCCTGATCGGTGACTTTATTGAAGCCGGTGCCAGCATTATAACCTTCCATCCAGAGGGTTCTGAACATATCGATCGCTCCCTGCAGATGATTCGTGATGGTGGCTGTAAATCAGGTCTGGTATTTAACCCGGCGACACCGCTGAGCTATCTGGAGCATGTCCTGGACAAGGTCGATATGATCTTGCTGATGTCGGTAAACCCGGGCTTCGGTGGTCAGAAATTTATTCCAGCCACGCTGGATAAGCTCAAACAGGCTCGTTCAATTATTGATAAAAGCGGCTACGATATCCGTCTTGAAGTGGATGGTGGTGTCGGTATCGGTAATATTGCTGAGATTGCTGCTGCTGGAGCCGATACCTTTGTGGCCGGTTCTGCAATCTTCAATACTGACGATTATAAAGCGACTATCGATAAGATGCGGGCTGAGCTGGCAGCGCTCAGTTAA
- a CDS encoding phosphoglycolate phosphatase, whose product MQLSEFYNAGLPRLVLFDLDGTLLDSVPDLALAIDRMLAALALPLAGQSQVRNWVGNGAQMLVKRALAHSVASSDNETESDLFDQAFALFLHHYDQCCAEQSRLYPGVQDLLSFLKDNRISMGLVTNKPINFTESLLDEFDLRHFFAIVLGGDSLTEKKPHPMPLSYAMEQLDVSPLQTLMVGDSRSDIKAAQAAGCRVAAVTYGYNHGEPVSAYQPDLIVDNLAELIS is encoded by the coding sequence ATGCAGTTAAGCGAATTTTATAACGCCGGTTTACCCCGACTGGTTCTGTTCGATCTGGATGGTACCCTGCTGGACAGTGTGCCAGATCTGGCGCTGGCTATTGATCGTATGCTGGCCGCTCTGGCGCTGCCGTTAGCGGGCCAGTCGCAGGTGCGCAACTGGGTTGGTAACGGTGCCCAGATGCTGGTGAAACGAGCATTGGCTCACAGCGTTGCCTCGTCGGATAATGAAACTGAGTCCGATCTGTTTGATCAGGCATTTGCGCTTTTTCTGCATCATTATGATCAGTGCTGCGCGGAACAAAGTCGGCTGTATCCGGGAGTGCAGGATCTTTTATCTTTTCTGAAGGATAACCGGATTTCCATGGGGTTGGTGACCAATAAACCGATTAATTTTACTGAAAGTTTATTGGACGAATTCGACCTGCGACACTTTTTTGCTATCGTTCTCGGGGGCGACAGTCTGACGGAGAAAAAGCCGCATCCCATGCCGTTGTCATATGCGATGGAGCAACTGGACGTTTCGCCGCTGCAAACCCTGATGGTGGGTGATTCCCGCAGTGATATCAAAGCGGCGCAGGCGGCTGGCTGCAGAGTCGCTGCTGTAACGTACGGCTATAATCATGGAGAGCCTGTTTCCGCTTATCAGCCAGATCTTATCGTTGACAATCTGGCTGAACTGATCAGTTGA
- a CDS encoding GTP-binding protein has translation MFSQIPTNIITGFLGVGKTTAIQYLLNHKPAHERWAVLVNEFGEVGIDAGLLANEQQATGVFMREVPGGCMCCAAGIPMQVALSQLIRQAKPDRLLIEPTGLGHPLEVVRVLQQPHYRDVLDLRSTITLVDARKLADSRYTGNETFNQQLQVADLVVAHKTDLYTATETEQLTEYLQTLGSDAPVLSCNEGQLSLQWLDADSKHDRVTDTESSHQHHDHFQTDEPMPDCGYLRKDNSGEGYYSSGWIFSAEFEFSFTALETLLMGVPAERLKAVFITDEGIFAFNLADAVLKVQALDEVMDSRIEVIGQQPAEWSELEQQLLAITVRY, from the coding sequence ATGTTCAGTCAGATTCCTACCAATATTATTACCGGTTTTCTCGGCGTGGGTAAAACCACAGCCATCCAATATTTACTAAACCACAAGCCTGCTCATGAGCGTTGGGCGGTGCTGGTGAATGAGTTTGGCGAAGTGGGAATTGATGCCGGATTGTTAGCCAATGAGCAGCAGGCGACCGGGGTGTTTATGCGGGAAGTGCCGGGCGGCTGTATGTGTTGTGCTGCAGGCATCCCGATGCAGGTGGCGCTGAGTCAGCTGATTCGTCAGGCTAAACCCGATCGTCTCCTGATTGAACCGACCGGCCTGGGGCACCCGCTGGAGGTGGTTCGGGTGTTGCAGCAGCCACACTATCGGGATGTGCTCGATTTGCGTAGTACTATTACGCTGGTGGATGCGCGTAAACTGGCAGATAGCCGCTATACCGGGAACGAAACCTTTAATCAGCAACTGCAGGTTGCGGATCTGGTCGTTGCCCATAAGACCGATCTGTACACAGCGACTGAGACGGAGCAGTTGACCGAATATCTGCAAACACTCGGTAGTGATGCTCCCGTACTCAGCTGTAACGAGGGTCAGCTCAGTCTCCAATGGCTGGACGCGGATTCAAAACATGATCGTGTGACTGATACAGAATCGTCGCATCAACATCATGATCATTTTCAGACAGATGAGCCGATGCCGGATTGTGGCTACCTGCGTAAAGATAACTCTGGTGAAGGGTATTACAGCAGTGGCTGGATCTTCAGTGCGGAGTTTGAATTCAGTTTTACAGCCCTCGAAACGCTGCTGATGGGAGTTCCGGCGGAACGCCTTAAGGCGGTCTTTATTACCGATGAGGGAATCTTTGCTTTTAACCTGGCCGATGCCGTGCTTAAAGTGCAGGCGCTGGATGAGGTGATGGATAGCCGCATAGAGGTGATCGGTCAGCAACCGGCTGAGTGGTCTGAACTTGAGCAGCAGCTGCTTGCAATTACCGTCCGCTACTGA
- a CDS encoding DUF3530 family protein has translation MKLNKPLIFTLFLTSAAALPAAQENGIDKNSIENSETTAVNSKTDPADRVMPDLVQQQQKDIAQAQNSETDVIWLESGGQKQLALLQRAITSRPAGSILIFPDRSTSADWPSIVHPLRTQLPEYNWNTLSITLPGLPSEVVPQRTLPALQDNGQIQTSPNLTNGGESEPTADPAQTNGENEASNSDAATAEKNMANYKKLVAELGQQASSQLADVEGDIKIVLGVGEGATWAMHYFMQDTTQPDRFLVLLDPALVMDEHAPNLLQMISEAKVPILDLWFDNNSIRQQRAELRKRTARRNGNQGYRQIRLNLRSNDPRKEPLWLTRQLRGILKTHILDAQKPAQPAAEAMELTPGSGQFN, from the coding sequence ATGAAACTGAATAAACCGCTGATTTTCACACTATTCCTGACCTCAGCTGCTGCCCTGCCTGCGGCACAGGAAAATGGTATCGATAAAAACAGTATCGAAAATTCAGAGACCACAGCGGTTAATAGTAAAACCGATCCCGCTGATCGGGTTATGCCAGACCTGGTGCAGCAACAGCAGAAAGATATTGCCCAGGCACAGAATTCAGAAACAGACGTTATCTGGCTGGAGTCAGGCGGACAAAAACAGCTGGCTTTACTGCAGCGCGCCATCACCTCACGTCCTGCTGGCAGCATTCTGATCTTTCCTGACCGGTCAACCAGTGCAGACTGGCCCTCGATTGTGCACCCACTTCGGACTCAGCTCCCCGAATATAACTGGAATACACTGAGCATCACCCTGCCCGGCCTGCCCTCCGAAGTAGTTCCGCAACGGACACTCCCCGCACTGCAGGACAACGGCCAGATTCAGACATCACCAAACCTGACGAATGGCGGTGAGAGTGAGCCAACTGCTGATCCGGCACAGACAAACGGCGAGAACGAAGCATCAAACTCTGATGCTGCAACCGCAGAAAAAAACATGGCAAATTACAAAAAACTGGTCGCTGAACTGGGTCAGCAGGCATCCAGCCAACTGGCTGATGTAGAGGGCGATATAAAAATCGTTCTGGGGGTTGGCGAAGGTGCCACCTGGGCGATGCATTACTTTATGCAGGATACAACCCAGCCAGATCGTTTTCTGGTCCTGCTTGACCCGGCTCTGGTCATGGATGAGCACGCCCCCAACCTGCTACAGATGATTTCTGAGGCGAAAGTACCGATACTGGATCTGTGGTTTGACAACAACAGCATCAGGCAGCAACGAGCCGAGCTGCGTAAACGCACCGCCCGCAGAAATGGCAACCAAGGGTACCGGCAGATCCGCCTGAACCTGCGCAGTAATGACCCTCGCAAAGAACCGCTGTGGCTCACCCGGCAACTCAGGGGCATTCTGAAAACCCATATCCTCGATGCCCAAAAACCAGCGCAGCCCGCAGCTGAAGCGATGGAACTCACTCCGGGTTCCGGGCAGTTCAACTAA